The following are encoded together in the Desulfococcus multivorans genome:
- a CDS encoding efflux RND transporter permease subunit has translation MLSKFFLDRPVFAWVIAIILMLGGGLAIYNLPISQYPPIAPPSIAIDAFYPGASAETVENSVVQIIEQKMTGFDKLLYMSATSDASGSGRIELTFAPGTDPDFAWSQVQNKLQLAMASLPDVVQRAGVKVSKSTRNWLIIVGLTSEDGSMDGHDLRDYAQSNIEKVLARVPGVGEVESFGSQYAMRIWLNPIKLNDYQLTIGDVIAGLRAYNVEISAGQFGAAPAVEGQRLNASIIVQNLLKTPQEFGAIPLRINPDGSIVRVRDVGRTELGTERYEMNALFDGKPSAALAVRQAPGANALDTADAVKAKMAELSNYFPPGMKVMYPYDTTPFVKVAIDEVVKTLFEAILLVFLVMYVFMGNIRATLIPTLAVPVVLLGTFAVLGLFGFSINMLTMFAMVLAIGLLVDDAIVVVENVERIMHEEGLSPRDATRKSMDEITSALIGIGLVLSAVFGPMAFFGGSTGVIYRQFSVTVIAAMLLSVLVALILTPVLCASLLKPVTKGHGAGETGFFLFRPFFRWFERSFNRFRDQYQAMVGHILGRKLRYVLVYLLIVVVLGFLFQRMPTAYLPDEDQGIMYIQATLPAGSTLEQTERVMTEVRHYLLENEKEAVKSCFTLAGRGFSGAGQNAGLAFVMLRDWDLRNRPDLKVGALVERSMKRFAGIRNARVFAFPPPAVVELGQAGGFDFQLQDRGGVGHDALMAARNQLLGMAAKDDRLTRVRPNGLEDVPQYRIDVDWERAGSLGVPIDAIHTTISAAFGSAYVNDFIQSGRVKRVYVQADAPYRMLPNDIDKLYVRNAAGTMTPFTSFSSGRWTYGSPRLERFNAFPSMNIWGAPPQGKSSGEAMQAMEEIASKLPKGIGFDWTGLSYQERMTKSQAPLLYAFSMIVIFLCLAALYESWTVPISIVLTLPLGIIGSVIASSFRGFPNDVYFQIGLLTVLGLTTKNAILIVQFAMEKVKEGMGLVEATLEGAKLRLRPIIMTSLAFGFGVLPLAVAAGAGAGAQTAIGMGVLGGMVAATFLATPFIPLFYVMVVQLFSRKTSDRSEVAVSDAAVSSEGR, from the coding sequence ATGTTATCGAAATTTTTTCTGGACCGCCCTGTCTTCGCCTGGGTCATCGCCATCATTCTGATGCTGGGAGGCGGGCTGGCGATCTACAATCTTCCCATATCCCAGTATCCGCCCATTGCGCCGCCGTCCATCGCCATCGATGCCTTCTATCCCGGAGCCTCGGCGGAAACGGTTGAAAACAGCGTGGTTCAGATCATCGAACAGAAAATGACCGGATTCGACAAGCTTCTGTACATGTCGGCAACCAGCGATGCTTCGGGATCCGGCAGAATCGAGCTGACTTTTGCGCCGGGAACCGATCCGGACTTCGCCTGGTCCCAGGTACAGAACAAGCTCCAGCTCGCCATGGCCAGCCTTCCGGACGTGGTACAGCGGGCGGGGGTCAAAGTCAGCAAATCCACCCGAAACTGGCTCATCATCGTGGGTCTGACCTCTGAAGACGGCAGCATGGACGGCCACGATCTGCGGGACTACGCCCAATCCAACATCGAGAAGGTGTTGGCACGGGTGCCGGGCGTGGGGGAGGTGGAGAGCTTCGGTTCGCAATACGCCATGCGGATCTGGCTGAACCCGATCAAACTGAACGATTATCAGCTCACGATCGGAGATGTCATCGCCGGTCTTCGCGCTTACAACGTCGAAATCTCCGCCGGGCAGTTCGGCGCTGCCCCGGCAGTGGAAGGGCAGCGGCTCAACGCTTCCATCATCGTCCAGAATCTGCTCAAGACTCCGCAGGAGTTCGGTGCCATTCCCCTGCGCATCAATCCGGACGGCTCCATCGTCCGGGTTCGGGATGTAGGACGAACGGAGCTGGGGACCGAGCGATACGAAATGAACGCGCTTTTCGACGGCAAGCCCAGCGCCGCCCTGGCTGTTCGGCAGGCGCCGGGCGCCAATGCCCTGGATACCGCCGATGCGGTGAAGGCCAAAATGGCGGAGTTATCCAATTACTTTCCTCCCGGCATGAAGGTCATGTACCCCTATGACACGACCCCCTTCGTCAAGGTGGCCATCGACGAAGTGGTCAAGACGCTGTTCGAGGCCATCCTCCTGGTCTTCCTGGTGATGTATGTTTTCATGGGAAACATCCGGGCCACGCTGATCCCGACACTGGCGGTTCCGGTGGTCCTCCTGGGCACCTTCGCCGTGCTGGGACTTTTCGGGTTTTCCATCAACATGCTGACCATGTTCGCCATGGTGCTGGCCATCGGCCTTCTGGTGGACGACGCCATCGTCGTGGTGGAAAACGTGGAGCGGATCATGCACGAAGAGGGGTTGTCACCCCGGGACGCGACCCGAAAATCGATGGATGAGATCACCAGCGCACTCATCGGCATCGGACTGGTTCTTTCGGCGGTGTTCGGTCCCATGGCCTTTTTCGGGGGCTCCACCGGAGTCATCTATCGCCAGTTTTCCGTGACCGTTATCGCCGCCATGCTGCTGTCGGTGCTGGTGGCCCTGATCCTGACGCCGGTGCTGTGCGCTTCGCTCCTCAAGCCGGTGACAAAGGGACACGGCGCCGGAGAGACCGGTTTTTTTCTGTTCCGCCCTTTTTTCAGGTGGTTCGAACGATCCTTCAATCGGTTCAGAGATCAGTACCAGGCGATGGTGGGTCATATCCTCGGCAGAAAACTTCGCTATGTGCTGGTTTATCTCCTGATCGTAGTGGTGCTGGGATTCCTGTTCCAACGAATGCCCACCGCCTATCTGCCGGATGAGGACCAGGGCATCATGTATATCCAGGCGACCCTGCCGGCGGGTTCGACTTTGGAGCAGACCGAACGCGTCATGACCGAGGTTCGCCATTACCTTCTGGAAAATGAAAAAGAGGCCGTAAAGAGCTGTTTCACGCTGGCCGGAAGGGGGTTCTCGGGAGCAGGGCAGAACGCCGGGCTGGCATTTGTCATGCTCAGGGACTGGGATCTGCGCAACCGGCCGGATCTGAAGGTGGGCGCCCTGGTGGAGCGATCCATGAAACGGTTCGCCGGGATCCGCAACGCAAGGGTGTTTGCCTTCCCGCCGCCGGCGGTTGTCGAACTGGGGCAGGCCGGCGGGTTCGACTTTCAATTGCAGGACCGCGGCGGCGTGGGTCATGACGCATTGATGGCAGCCAGAAACCAGCTGCTGGGCATGGCCGCCAAAGACGACAGGTTGACGCGTGTCCGACCCAATGGACTGGAGGACGTGCCGCAATACCGCATCGATGTGGACTGGGAAAGGGCCGGAAGCCTGGGAGTGCCCATCGACGCCATCCACACCACGATTTCGGCGGCCTTTGGGAGCGCCTATGTCAACGATTTCATTCAAAGTGGACGGGTCAAGCGGGTGTATGTCCAGGCCGACGCGCCTTATCGCATGCTGCCCAACGACATCGACAAGCTTTACGTGCGCAATGCAGCAGGCACGATGACGCCCTTCACCTCTTTTTCTTCGGGACGCTGGACCTATGGATCCCCTCGGCTTGAACGCTTCAACGCCTTCCCTTCCATGAATATCTGGGGGGCGCCGCCCCAGGGGAAGAGTTCCGGAGAGGCGATGCAGGCCATGGAAGAGATCGCTTCGAAGCTGCCTAAAGGCATCGGCTTCGACTGGACGGGATTATCCTACCAGGAACGAATGACCAAGTCCCAGGCGCCGCTGCTCTACGCCTTTTCGATGATCGTGATTTTTCTGTGTCTGGCAGCCCTTTACGAAAGTTGGACCGTTCCGATTTCCATCGTGCTGACCTTGCCGCTGGGCATTATCGGCAGCGTGATCGCTTCATCGTTTCGAGGGTTTCCCAACGATGTCTACTTTCAGATCGGACTCCTCACGGTTCTGGGGCTGACCACCAAGAACGCCATCCTGATCGTTCAGTTCGCCATGGAAAAGGTGAAGGAGGGCATGGGGCTGGTGGAGGCCACCCTGGAGGGCGCGAAGCTGAGGCTTCGCCCCATCATCATGACCTCGCTGGCTTTCGGCTTCGGCGTTCTTCCCCTGGCCGTGGCCGCCGGCGCGGGCGCCGGCGCTCAAACCGCCATCGGCATGGGCGTCCTGGGGGGTATGGTTGCCGCCACCTTTCTGGCGACGCCGTTTATACCGCTCTTCTATGTTATGGTGGTTCAATTGTTCAGCAGAAAAACATCGGATCGGTCCGAAGTCGCCGTTTCGGATGCCGCCGTTTCCTCGGAGGGACGTTGA